From a single Rutidosis leptorrhynchoides isolate AG116_Rl617_1_P2 chromosome 5, CSIRO_AGI_Rlap_v1, whole genome shotgun sequence genomic region:
- the LOC139847862 gene encoding 4-hydroxy-tetrahydrodipicolinate reductase 2, chloroplastic-like, which translates to MAFALEVPVNLLGRQRNLVSFSRSRQPSNYTSFSRKQRCLFSISATLNTPIQSVDDKQLVRVNNVAVPIMVNSCMGKMGQAIIEAGVSAGLYVVPESFGIQRDAGKTVQVGGKDINVHGPSDRETTLASVLKEYPDLIVIDFTVPNAVNDNAELYCKSGVPFVMGTTGGDRDLLYKTVQESNLYAVISPQMGKQVVAFLAAMDIMSKQFPGAFSGYKLEVLESHQHTKLDTSGTAKAVISCFQKLGVSFDMDEVQLIRDPKQQVELVGVPEEYLDGHAFHMYHLTSPDGTVSFEFQHNVCGRSIYAEGAIDAALFLAKKIQSRADKKIYDMIDVLREGSMR; encoded by the exons ATGGCTTTTGCTCTTGAAGTACCTGTGAATCTACTTGGACGACAACGCAATTTAGTCTCGTTTTCAAGGAGTAGGCAACCATCAAACTATACTAGTTTTAGTAGAAAACAAAGGTGTTTATTTTCGATATCAGCTACACTAAACACTCCGATTCAGAGTGTTGACGATAAGCAGTTGGTTCGTGTAAACAATGTTGCTGTTCCGATAATG GTGAATAGTTGTATGGGGAAAATGGGGCAGGCGATTATTGAAGCGGGAGTATCTGCAGGGCTTTATGTTGTTCCAGAGTCGTTTGGTATTCAACGCGATGCTGGGAAAACGGTTCAAGTTGGAGGGAAAGATATTAACGTGCATGGTCCTTCTGATAGAGAGACCACTTTAGCATCTGTTCTAAAAGAATATCCGGATTTGATCGTTATTGACTTTACTGTACCTAATGCTGTCAATG ATAATGCTGAGTTGTATTGCAAAAGCGGAGTGCCTTTTGTGATGGGAACCACTGGTGGAGATAGGGATCTTTTGTATAAAACGGTGCAAGAATCGAACCTTTATGCTGTAATTTCTCCTCAAATGGGAAAACAG GTTGTGGCATTTTTGGCTGCCATGGATATTATGTCTAAGCAATTTCCTGGAGCATTCTCTGGATATAAACTAGAG GTGTTGGAATCTCATCAACATACGAAGTTGGACACATCTGGAACAGCAAAAGCTGTCATATCTTGCTTTCAGAAACTTGGAGTGTCATTTGACATGGATGAG GTACAATTAATACGAGATCCCAAGCAACAAGTTGAACTGGTTGGTGTTCCAGAAGAGTACTTAGATGGACATGCATTTCATATGTACCATCTCACGTCTCCCGACGGAAC AGTTTCATTTGAATTCCAACATAACGTTTGTGGGAGATCAATCTACGCTGAAGGTGCTATCGATGCTGCACTTTTTCTTGCTAAAAAG ATCCAATCAAGAGCAGATAAGAAGATATATGACATGATTGATGTCTTACGCGAGGGTAGCATGCGTTAA